TTTTAGAGCAAGGGCGGAAGCAGTAACCGGAGACTTCTGGGCATCAGATCCAGCTTGCTACTTGACCAATGAAGAGATAGGAGTTAGTGAGTCTGCTGGGTTGATTTGATTCGTCCTTTTCTCCTAGTGCTAATTAAAAAATAAATTTGGGGAGGCAATATCTAATGATTATATCCTGGAATACTACCAATAAATGCAATATGTACTGCAAACATTGTTATAGAGATTCTGGAAATAAGGCTAAAGAAGAGCTAAATACTAAAGAGGCAAAGGAATTGCTGGATGAAATAGTAAAGGCTGGTTTTAAAATAATGATTTTTTCTGGCGGGGAGCCGCTTATGAGGGAAGATATCTATGAACTGACAGAGTATGCACGGCAAATTGGACTTAGACCAGTACTTGGAACTAATGGTACACTTATAACTTTAGATGTAGCTAAAAAATTAAAAGAATCTGGGGTTATGGGAGTGGGAATCAGTTTAGATAGTTTAAATTCTAACAGTCATGATAATTTTAGAAATTATAATGGTGGATGGAAAAAAGCCGTTGAAGGCATGGAAAATTGCAGCAAAGTAAATTTACCCTTTCAGATACATACTACTGTAATGAATTGGAATAAAAATGAAATATTGGACATTACAGATTTTGCTGTTGATATGGGAGCAGTGGCTCATCATATATTTTTTTTGGTACCTACAGGTCGGGGAATAAATATAGAAAAGGAAGCGCTAAATAGGGAGGATTATGAGAAAACTCTAAAAGATATAATGCTAAAACAGAGAGAAGTATCTATAGAATTAAAACCTACCTGTGCACCTCAATTTATGAGAATTGCTTCAGAAAATAATGTAAGAACAAGATTCAGAAAGGGGTGCCTAGCTGGCACTGCCTATTGCATTATAAGCCCTGTAGGAAACGTTCAGCCCTGTGCCTATTTGAATTCTTCTATGGGAAATGTAAGAGAAACTCCTTTTAGTGAAATATGGAGAAATAGTTCTCTGTTAAATCAGCTAAGGGCTTCAGATTATAAAGGAAAATGTGGAGTTTGCAGCTATAAAATAGACTGTGGAGGCTGCCGAGCTCGTGCAGCTTTTTATAATAATGGGGACCTAATGTCAGAAGATTCCTGGTGCTTACATTCTGTTGGGAAGGGAGTATATGTTTAATGGACAGAGAAAGTAAGGAAATACTCAATTTAATACAGACAGAATTTCCACTGGACGCAAGACCATTCTTAAAAATTGCCAATAAACTCAATATAACTGAACAAAAGGTTATCAATACAATTAACGAGCTTAAGAAGCAGGGATATATACGGAGAATAGGCGGTATATTTAATTCTAGTAAACTGGGATATACAAGTCTTTTATGCGCTGCAAGGGTGCCAGAGGATAGAATTTATGAAGTGGCAGAGTTCATAAGCAGCTATAAGGGGGTAACTCATAACTATCAAAGAAATAATAAGTATAATATTTGGTTTACAGTTACGGAAGAATCGGAAGAGAAAATCAAAAGATTTTTGCAGGATATCAAAGTTAATACGGGGATTGAAGATATATTGGAATTACCTGCAATAGACGTATTTAAAATCAATGCTGTTTTTGCCATGAAGGAGTGATACCTGTGCTAAGTTCTTTAGATATAAGTATTATTCGTAAAGTTCAAGAGGATATTCCCATTGTGCCAGAACCTTATAAAAAGATAGCAGAAGAGCTGGGCATTTCTCAGGAAGATTTGTTAAATAAAATAATTGAATTTTCTAATAAGGGTATTATACGAAGATTTGGTGCTATTTTAAACCATAGAAATGCAGGTTTTAATGCAAATGCCATGGTAGTATGGAAGGTGCCGGAAGAGAGTATTAAAGAAATAACAGATATTATGATAGAATTTAGAGAGATAAGCCATTGTTATAGGAGGCCTGTATGTGATGATTGGCCTTACAATATTTTTACTATGATTCATGGACAAACGAAAAATATATGCGAAGATATAGTACAGAAAATATCTGAGTTGAGTAATATAAAGGATTATAATATATTGTACAGTATTTATGAATTTAAGAAGAGCAGTATGAAATACTTTCAGGATTGAAGGAAAATTTTACCGATTAATAACCAGCAGACAGGAATAATACTCTAATGTAAATATATATATTATTTAGATAGATATATTTTGGAGGTATTTTTAGTGGGTTATTATGTTAAAGTGGAATCAGGAGTAAAAGTTTTTGTAGAAGATATTAATCCAGAAGGGGATAAGACAATTGTATTTTTACATGGTTGGCCTGGTAATCATAATTTATTTGAGTATCAATTTGATGAACTGCCTAAAAGGGGATACAGATGTATTGGCATAGATCAGAGAGGATTTGGAGAATCAGATAAGCCCTTTACAGGATATGATTATAATAGATTGTCAGATGATGTTTGGTGCGTGGTTAAGGCACTGGGATTAAAAAATTTTACTTTATCTGGACACTCTACTGGGGGAGCAATTGCAGTTAAATACATGGGCAGACATAAAGGTGAAGGTGTATCAAAACTTGCTCTTTTTGCAGCAGCGGCTCCTAGTCTAATTAAACGTCCTAATTTCCCTTATGGCATAGATGAAAGTGTTGTAACAAATATTATTCAAGAAACCTATGCAGATAGACCTAAAATGTTAAGTGATTTTGGAGATATATTTTTCTTTCAGCATATAACTGAACCTTTTGCACAGTGGTTTCTGCAATTAGGTTTACAAGCAGCAGGATGGGCTACAGCAGCTATAGCAAATACATGGATACAGGAAGAATTATTTTCTGATTTAGCATCTATAAATGTGCCTACATTAATACTTCATGGTATTCATGATAAAGTAGTTCCCTTTGAATTAGGTCAGGTGCAGAATCAAAGTATTAGAGATTCCAAGCTTATACCTTTTAATTTAAGCGGCCATGGACTGTTTTATGATGAGAAGGATAAGTTTAATAAAGAATTAATGAAATTTGTAGAAAATAGGACCTCAACTAAATGAAGTTTTAAAATGTTAAAATATCAAAATATCGTGTAGTTCACAAAAGAACTTCACGATATTTTTAGTGTATAATAACTTAAAGGAATAATAGAGAATTTCAGTATAAAAATATAAAGCAAATTATTTAGATACTAAAGAGTAAATGATAGGAAAGAAAGGAGACATTATGAGAGATGAATAAAACTTTTTATTATGAAACTAAAATAGGGAAAATAGGTATTACGGAGGATGGAAAAGCTATTACTAATATATATTTTGGGGAGAGTCCTTCTAAAGATATAAATTTAATTGAAACACCACTGTTAAAAGAAGCTTATAAACAGCTTCAGGAATACTTCCATGGAAAGAGAAAGACATTTCAATTGCCACTTGCACCTAAAGGTACAGATTTTCAGCAAAAAGTATGGGAGGCATTAAGGAAAATTCCCTATGGCAGTACCTGCAGTTATAAAGATGTAGCTATAAAGATAGGAAATATAAATGCCTGCCGTGCTGTGGGTATGGCAAATAACAGAAATCCAATTCCAATTATTATACCCTGCCATCGTGTTATTGGAACTAATGGCAAGCTGGTAGGCTATGGCGGTGGACTTAAAATAAAAGAAATGCTTCTAAAAATTGAAAATAAAGACTAAAATAAAATTTGAATAGTGAGAATTAATGAATGTTACAAATAAGGGAATATATGTTGCTAAGTCTATATGAATTACCTAGTGATGTAATTTATGTAAAATGCGTTATTACATATAATAGTTACTGGTTGAAGTTAATATTAAACCTTTATTTAAAATAGTGAAGTTATTAATAAAAATATTGGAGGTAGCAATGATGTTAAACATAGGATGCCATTTATCAGCTTCAAAGGGATATAAAGCTATGGGAAAAAATGCTCTTAAAATAGGCGCAAATACCTTTCAGTTTTTTACACGCAATCCTAGAGGAGGAAAGGCTAAAAAAATTGATCCAGAGGATATAAAAGCTCTGCTGGAAATGGCAAAGGAAAATGAATTCGCTGCGCTGCTGGCCCATGCTCCTTATACTGTAAACCCTTGTTCTGCAGAGGAAAGTGTAAGAGAATTTGCATTGGAGACTATGAAAGATGATTTGGAGAGAATGGAGTATCTTCCTAATAATCTCTATAATTTTCATCCAGGAAGCCATGTAAAACAGGGTGTAGAGATAGGAATAAAATATATTACGGATACTTTAAACTCCATCATAAAACCAGATCAAACTACTACAGTACTACTTGAAACAATGGCAGGTAAAGGCACAGAAATAGGTCGTAGTTTTCAGGAGTTAAAGCAGATTCTTGATGGAGTTGAGCTTTCAGAAAAGATGGGAGTTTGTCTTGATACCTGTCATGTATATGATGCAGGCTATGATATTGTGAATAATTTAGATGGTGTACTAGAGGAGTTTCATAAAATTATTGGACTGGATAAACTTCGTGCAATTCATTTAAATGACAGCAAAAATCCCTTTGAAAGTCATAAAGATCGTCATGAGAAAATTGGACAAGGCTCTCTTGGAAAAGAAGCTATAATTAGAGTTACAAATCATCCTAAATTGTGTAATCTGCCTTTTTTTCTTGAAACACCAAATGAGCTGTCAGGCTATGCTGAAGAAATAAAAATGCTTAGAGAAGCTTATGAATACTAGTGAAAATGGAGATAAAACATTGGAAAATACAATAAGAGAACATCTATTTCAATTGGCAGATGAAAAATATAGAGAATTTCAAAAGAGATTGTGTCCGGGGAAAGACAACATTTTAGGGGTAAGATTGCCCTTGCTAAGAAATTTGGCTAAACAGATAGCCAAAAGTGACTGGAAAGTCTATATGAAGGAAGCAAAAGATGAATATTATGAGGAAGTTATGCTTCAAGGGTTAGTTATTGGATATGTAAAGGCTGATATTGAAGAAATTTTAAATCTTGCTATGGATTTTATTCCTAAAATTGATAACTGGGCTGTATGTGACAGTTTTTGCACAGGATTGAAATTTACAAAGAAGAATAAAGAGAGGGTTTTAAAGTATATTAAATCTTATTTGTCTGCAGAAAAGGAATTTGAAGTTAGATTCGGGGTTGTAATGCTTCTTGAATTTTACATAGAAGATAGTTATATAGACAAAGTGTTATTATTATTGGATGAAGTAAAACATGAAGGATATTATGTGAAAATGGCTGTGGCTTGGGCTATATCCATATGTTATATAAAATTTCCAGAAAAGACTATGAAGTATCTTAAAAATAACAGCCTGGATGATTTCACATATAATAAAGCACTGCAGAAAATTACAGAATCTTTAAGAGTTGATAGAGAGACTAAAATTCTTATAAGAAGTATGAAACGCAAATTATAAAGGGAAGAAATGCTGTAAATGAAGCTGTATGAAATTTTGGGAATAAAAAGTTGACATGGATAGAAAATATAATATAATAAAAGTATGTATAGTAGGAAATTGTTAAAGAATAAATGTAAACCATTGAAGCAAGTTCTCTTAATTCAGGTGAGGATTTTTTTATCCCATCTGAGTTTTAGAACTGCAAATGCATGGCTTACTTGGCGTCGAACTCCCACTTGAAGAAAAGCAGAGAACCAAAATCTTCTTTTCGATTTTGTGTGAGGGCTGTACAGAGTGCGTTGGAGACTTACGCCAAGTTAGTCAGGTGAAAGTTTATTTTGAAGATAAATTTAAAATAAGGTCTTACTGATTAGGGGGTGTGATTTTTGGAGTTTAGTGAAGAGCAGATACAGAGATATTCCAGAAATATTATTTTATCTCAGGTAGGTGCCGAAGGGCAGGAAAAATTGTTAAACTCAAAAGTACTTATAATGGGAGCTGGAGGACTTGGTTCTCCTGTAGCCATGTATCTTGCATCAGCAGGAGTTGGTACTATAGGATTAGTAGATGGAGACGTGGTAGATCTTTCCAATCTTCAAAGGCAGATTATACATTCTGCAGAAGATGTAGGCAGGGCAAAGGTTCAATCTGCAAAAGAAAGTATTAATAAGGTGAATCCTGATATTAATGTAATTACATACAATACAATTTTATCTTCAGAGAACATAATGCAGATTATAGAGGATCAGGATTATGATTTTATAATTGATGCTACAGATAATTTTCCAACTAAATTTTTGATTAATGACGCCTGTGTTTTAGCTAAAAAACCTCTTTGTTCTGCTGGGGTAATAGAGTTCCATGGACAGCTTACTACCTATATACCGGATAATGATACACCTTGTTTTAGGTGTATATTTCAATCACCACCTCCTGCAGGTACAATTCCTACCTGCTGTGAGGCAGGTGTCCTGGGAGCAGTAGTTGGAGTAATAGGAAATCTCCAGGCGTTAGAAGCTTTAAAGTATCTGCTTGAGATAGAAGAAAACCTGGCAGGATATCTTTTGACCTTTGATGGCATAACTATGGAATTCAGGAAAATACAGATAGGTAAAAACAGCAAATGTGGTGTCTGTGGTGATAAGCCTGAAATAAAAGATCTTATAGATTATGAAAGAAGCTATTGTAATCTGTAAGTGAGTTTATATTGTACACAGAGAATGCTGTAAATATAGAGTTCTAGATATCTAAGATAGGGATATCTAGAACTCTATTATCAGTGATAGTACATAATAATAGGGATTTTTGGGGGTTATCTATCTCTTAGATTTTCTATATCCGGCAGCTTGTGCTTCCTGTTCTGTGTTGAACCATTGCTCAGCATTTGTCTTATCATAGAATTGTCCTCCAGGTACATGATAGATTTTTTCACCCTTGGAATTAATATTTCCCTTTATAAGTCCCTTTGAACTTTTAGTTTCATTGGAGCTGCTAGGGTAAGAAGTATTAATTGAGGAGTCTTCATTCTTTGAGCTAGTGCTGAAGGAGCTTGTACTATTTGATTTATTGCTGGAACTGCTTAAATTATTATTAGAATTGGAAAGAGCATCTCCCTTAGTAGTTCCATTAGGGTCTATAGTCCATAATCCCTTTTTTGCATTTCTTGCATCCATATTGTATTTAGTAAAATAATCTCTGTATTTTACATCTGGAGGATAGGTAGAAACTTGAGCGTATCCATTTTCAACTAATATGGCATTGAACATTTTAGTTTTTATCTCTGAATCAGTTATTTCTTTTGGCACATCAATCCATACATATCTAAGTAGTCTCCCATACTGATCTGTTTCGGAAACATCTTTTTCAAGGTATACTGTTTTACCTGTAAGACTGCTTTTAGTATAATTGCTTGCTTCTTTTCCATAGGGTTCTGTTCGTGTGGTGGATTCAGGGCTGTTTACTCCTATTAATCTTATCTTAGTACCTTCTGAAAGTTCCACCGTATCTCCATCAACTACTCTTGATATCTTAGCTTCTTTAAGGTTGAGTTTTGATATAGAAGCTGACTTTTCCTGTGAACTTAAAGCATTTTTGGAAGCTGAATTGTTTTCGATATTTTGTGTTGAAAGATTAGAACTGCTGTTTTCAGGTGCATTGGCACTAACCTTTTCACCAGAACATCCACTGATGAACAAGAAACATATTAATAAAATTACTACAAGTGCAGTGTTGTTAATTTTACTTTTAAAATTCATTGTTTTCCTCCTAAGTTTATTTCAAATTTTATATAATTGTTAAATATATGGTATAATATATGAATATTAATAAAATTTGGATGTTCTATATAGTTGTTTTATATTTATTTTAAAATATAGATTTAAAAAAGTAAATATAAGCACTTGTAGTAACTATTAAAATAAAAATCAATCTATATATTCAATATACAATTATATTGCATTTATAAATAAGTGTTTATATATGTAAATGTAGAAAACTATAAATATATTTTAATATAATTAGCTTAAATTATATTATATGAGGGGGAAATATAATGCAAAAAATTAAAAAGTTTAGTGTGATATTGCTGCTTATAGCATTATCATCATTAATGTTGATTTCATGTGAAAAGGAAAAAGCAACTCCACAAGAAAGTGCTAAGATATTTTTAGATGTTACCTTTAAAAATGATAAAACTAATATTGACAAAATAGGATTGACAGAAAAGGATTACGCTTCCTTTAGAAAAGAAATAGAAGATGGAATTATGCAAGGTATAGCCGAAGGAAATACTGATAGCAGTATTATAACTGATGAAATTAAAAATAATTTAAAAGCTGATTTTATCAAAGGATTTAGCAAAATAGATTATAAAGTAAATACTATATCAACAGATAAAGATACAGCAGAAGTTGAAGTTAAAGTAAGAGGTTTTGATATGAAAAAAATAATTGATAATTCCATGGCAAAAATGAAAGAAGAAGTTAATAAGAATCCATCAATGACAGAAAAACAAATATACCAATCTGCATTCAAGATGATTGGAGAAGATATTGCAAAGGGTACACTAGTGCAAGAACCAAAATCTGTGAAACTAACCTTAACTAAAAAAGACAATGTTTGGCTTCCAGAATCAGAGACAAATTATTCAGATGATATGTTATCTGCAATTATGTCTGAATAGATATTATTATGAAAAATAAAATTTTTCATAATAATTATGTTTATTCAAAAATTGTTTATTAATAGTTCACCATATTATATTACAAACTTCATAAAAATGAAAAAGATTTTTAATAATTATAAATTATTATGATAGAGTACAAAATTACCTACTGGGAAAAGTAATGGTAGAAATACCAGTGCTTTTCCCTTATATAAGAGTTTTTTATGAATATATCTTCTTTATTATTATTTTCATCTACAATATTCATATGTCTTTACTCTTCTTCTATCATATTTTTACTCAAAATCTTTATAGAGCAAACTAGGTTGTATATCTTTGTTGCATTGATATTTATTACTAGAGTATTTATCATATTCTCCCTCTATAGAATGATAATATATCTGACATATATCAACATTTGCATATATCCTTATAGGTTGAATACAATGTATTTCTAATGTCCAGTATCCATTAAATCCCACATCTCCAAACCCTGCTGTTACATGTATAAATAATCCTAGTCTTCCTACTGAAGATCTGCCTTCCAGCATGGGAACATACTTATCTGTTTTTGTATATTCCACTGTTCTTCCTAAATAAAGTTTGTTGGGTTCCAATACTATACCTTCTGGTGGAATGACAATTTTTTTGACTTTATTTTCCTTCTTCATATCTAAAATTGACTCGTCATATACAAGTAATTCATTATTTAATCTCAAATTATAACTATTAGGATTAATCCTTTTTTCGTCAAAAGGTTCTATTATAATTTCTTTGCCTAATTTATTTTTTATTTCTTTTCCAGATAGTATCATTTTAATTTCCTTCTTTCCTTAAAGCTTAAATTGTTACTTCATTAATATTTATTATACAAGTATTTGCATATATAAAATTATAAATTATATGTGAATTCCATAGTAGCCTCCAATTCCCTGTAATAGCTTTTTCAAAATTACATAAAAATAATAATATCACTTAAAGAAAAGAGGAGATTTTATAATATGGCAAATAAAAAAAGTAAAGGTAAATTCTCTGTATCAGAGGGACGAGAAGCAGCAGCTAAATTTAACCTGGAAGCTGCAGAAGGAGTGGGAATTTCAACTAAAGGAAGACGTAAAGAGGATGTTACTTCAGAACAGAAAAATCCAGTTGGCAAAATTAAAAATCCCGGTAAAAATAGAAAATGATTTTTATACAATGTCAATAAATCTATAGTATAAATTAATATAAAAATAAAAACACCGTAAAATTCAGATTTTTTGAATAATACGGTGTTTTTTAGAAGATATTTAATTTTCACTTAATTCAGCAGCATTTACTGTAAAATGCTTATCTGTATTTAAATCTTTAATTTGGATTTCATTAGTTCCTTCATTGATACTTTCTATCCAAACAGGATTACCTTTATAATTTACATCAATTACTCCTAAGGATTCAACTATTTCATTAGCTTTTTTTATATCCATGTATTTTTTCTCCTCTCAATGATGGCTTTAATATATTTATTTTGCCCTGAAAATATAAAAAAATTACTGCCTTCAATTTCCTGTAATAGCTTTGTGAAAATTACATAAATATAATAATACTATTTAAGAAAAGGGGATTTTAAAGATGGTAAATAAGAAAAGTAAAAATAAATTTTCTGTATCAGAGGGAAGAGAAGCTTCTGCTAAATTCAAACTGGAAGCTGCTGAAGGAGTGGGCATTCCAGTTAGTGGAAATAATAAAGAGAATGTTACTCCTGAACAAAAAAATTCAGTTGAAATAATCAAAAACTCTGGAAAAAATAGAATATAATCTTTATACAAAGTTAAAATGTTAAATTTTAAAAAAATGCTCAATAAGAAGGGATTTCTAATGGAAGTTCCTTCTTTTTTGATTTTAACTCTTATTTTCAAGTCCTATATTCTGAATGCATATATAGTTGTAAATGGAAGCTATAATAATAAAATGAAATTAAATTCAATAATATATAGTTATATATCATTGACAAGAATAATTAATGTGTTTATACTGTATATAAACGTATATATACAGTATAAACTTTGCAAAGGGAGCAGTACTTATGAATATAATTATTTCTAATGCATCTAAAGAACCCATATATGAACAAATTACAAGACAGATAAAGGACAATATAATAAACGGAATTCTTTATCAAGGTGAACTTCTTCCGTCTATAAGGAGTCTTGCTAAGGAGCTTAAAATAAGTGTAATAACTACTAAGAGAGCTTATGAAGAATTAGAGAGAGAAGGTTTTATAGAAACTGTACCAGGAAAGGGTTCTTATGTTTCCGCACAAAACAAAGAATTTTTAAAGGAAAAAAAGATTAAATCTATTGAAGAAAAATTGTCTCAAGCCATAGAAGACAGCCGTCTTATAGGTCTTACTAAAGAAGAACTAAAGGAAATGCTGGACATTCTATACGATAATATTTGAACCTATATGATAAATAACAGATTTCAGCTTTATAAGTGAAAACATAAATTCTAACCAAGTAATATTTATTCACAAAGCTAATGGAGGTAAGTTATGGATACTATTTTAGAAATTAAAGATTTGACTAAGATTTATAAGGGATTTAAATTGGATAAAGTAAGCTTCAAACTTTCAAAAGGTTATATTATGGGACTTATAGGGCCTAATGGTGCAGGAAAGAGTACAACCATAAAACTTATAATGAATCTCATAAGAAAAAACTCTGGAGACATAAAGATTTTCGGAATGGACAATATAGAAAATGAAAGGGAAATAAAACAGAGAATAGGTTTCGTATATGATGAAAACTGTTTTTATGAGGATTTGACTGTAATGGAAATGAAGAGAGTGATTGCCCCCTTTTATAAACAGTGGGATAATAAAGTTTTTGATAAATATATATCTAAATTTGAACTTCCTAAAAATAAAAAGATAAAACAGCTTTCTAAGGGAATGAGAATGAAGTATTCACTGGCCATTGCACTTTCTCATAATGCAGAATTTATAATAATGGATGAGCCTACCTCAGGACTGGACCCTGTTTTTAGAAGTGAAATGATTGATATACTGTATTCGGTAATTCAGGATGAAAATAAGGGAATATTATTTTCTACACATATTACAACAGATTTACAAAAGGCAGCGGATTATATTACATTTTTAAATTCAGGTAAGGTAGTATTTTCAGATGATAAGGACAGTATTATTGAAAATTATAGTATTATTAAGGGCAATAATGGAATTTTAGATAAAGCTATAAGAGATAAATTTATAGGAATAGATGAAAATGCCTTTGGATTTGAGGGATTAACTAATAATACTGAGGATATTAGAAAATTATTGAAGGATAAGGTGTTAATTGAAAGAGCAAGTCTAGATGATATTATGGTTTATACAGTCAGGGGGAATGAGTAATGGTAAATCTTATTTTAAAGGACATATTAGTTCAAAAGAAACCTTTTGTATTCTTTATAGTATTTGCTGTAATAATGAACTCCTTATATTCACATATGGATGCTTCCTATGTAAATGTAATATTTATTATGTTGCCAGTTATGATTATCATAGGCTGTGTAACTAATATGAGTATAAAAGATGAGAAAGCTGAAAATATGATAAACAGTCTTCCTGTAAAGAGAATTGATATAATTTTGGCTAAGTATTTGTCTGTATTTATATTTATATTCATAGCTTCCATTATAATTTTTGTTAGTTCCTCTGCAATGAATTTTATGGGAATTATTCATCTTGAAAGATTGATGAATTTTAAGGATGTAGAGATATGTGCAATAATAACAATATTTATAAGCTCTTTGTATTTTCCAATAAATTTTAAATTGGGATATACAAATTCAAGATATATACTTATGAGCTTGTACATGTGTATATTTTTTATACCATTAGCTATTGAAAAACTAATAGGAGATAAAGTAAAAGTTACTCCAGAATTTATTGTCTATATAAATAATGCTCCCAATTGGCAGATTGTCTCATTTGTTATTTGCATATTAGCTATAGTAATGATAGTATCTTTTTTTATATCCTACTTTCTATATAAAAATAAAGATTTAGCCTAAAAATTTTAATAAAAACCCGTTGACATTGACGCTGCGTAAAGGTGTAAGTATTCTGATGACGACCATCTATAATAATTCACTACTGTATTTTCTACAATGATTCTTAAAAGATAATAG
This genomic window from Clostridium pasteurianum DSM 525 = ATCC 6013 contains:
- a CDS encoding GntR family transcriptional regulator; this encodes MNIIISNASKEPIYEQITRQIKDNIINGILYQGELLPSIRSLAKELKISVITTKRAYEELEREGFIETVPGKGSYVSAQNKEFLKEKKIKSIEEKLSQAIEDSRLIGLTKEELKEMLDILYDNI
- a CDS encoding H-type small acid-soluble spore protein, which translates into the protein MDIKKANEIVESLGVIDVNYKGNPVWIESINEGTNEIQIKDLNTDKHFTVNAAELSEN
- a CDS encoding ABC-2 transporter permease; the protein is MVNLILKDILVQKKPFVFFIVFAVIMNSLYSHMDASYVNVIFIMLPVMIIIGCVTNMSIKDEKAENMINSLPVKRIDIILAKYLSVFIFIFIASIIIFVSSSAMNFMGIIHLERLMNFKDVEICAIITIFISSLYFPINFKLGYTNSRYILMSLYMCIFFIPLAIEKLIGDKVKVTPEFIVYINNAPNWQIVSFVICILAIVMIVSFFISYFLYKNKDLA
- a CDS encoding ABC transporter ATP-binding protein; its protein translation is MDTILEIKDLTKIYKGFKLDKVSFKLSKGYIMGLIGPNGAGKSTTIKLIMNLIRKNSGDIKIFGMDNIENEREIKQRIGFVYDENCFYEDLTVMEMKRVIAPFYKQWDNKVFDKYISKFELPKNKKIKQLSKGMRMKYSLAIALSHNAEFIIMDEPTSGLDPVFRSEMIDILYSVIQDENKGILFSTHITTDLQKAADYITFLNSGKVVFSDDKDSIIENYSIIKGNNGILDKAIRDKFIGIDENAFGFEGLTNNTEDIRKLLKDKVLIERASLDDIMVYTVRGNE